TGTCCCTCAAGATATTCTAAAAACAGAAGACTCATATGATTTCTCTTTTTCTTTGAACGGGAAAAGATTCAGGGCGAATTATTACAAATCTCTGGGCTATCCAAAGATTGCAATAAGGGTACTGATGGATGAAATACCTGAATTTATGTCTATATTTTCTCCAAATGTTTTTGAGAATTTATTTAATATTGAAAAAGGACTTACGATAGTAGTTGGCAAAACATCTTCTGGTAAAACCACAGCGATTTTCTCCGCTTTAAATCTAATAAATTCTAAATATCTAAAACATATAATAACAATAGAAAATCCTATCGAATACTTGCTGGAGGAAGATAGATCCGTTATATCGCAGAGAGAAATCGGTTCTGATGTTAAAGGATTCAATATTGCCCTAAGTCAATGCGTAAGACAAAGCCCTGATATTATATTTGTCGGAGAGGTAAGAGATAGAGAGTCAGCAGAACTTTCAATCACACTTGCAGAGACCGGCCACCTGGTTATAACTACTGTACATGGAGGCTCTATCATAGAAGGTATAGAAAAGTTAATAAGTTATTATGAAAGTGGAGATGAAAAGAGAGCAAGAGCGCTACTAAGTGGTGTTTTTAATGGTGCTCTATATGTAAAGATTGTAGATGGTAATATAGATTATGAGTATCTCTTTGCCACAGAGGCTGTCAAGAGCCTTATCCGTGAAGGGAAAACATATCAGTTAAACTCAGAAATAGAGAGGCAAAACCTTTGGAAAAGGTAACTATAAACAAAGAGAAATTCTGGCGTGAACTTCAAAAGATAGAAGATGAGCCAGAAGAAGAGGTCTTTCTTTCAAAAGTAGCATCTAGTTTTGCAATGAAATTTTATAGAAAAGATGGAACGCCCTACCCACCTGTCGATATGAAAGTAGTTGAAAGCGTAGGGGTATCAAAGTTAAAGCAAAAACTATGTATCCCTCTGACAACTGGGGAAATTTTTACTGCCGACCCTTTCATTGACATACTTGCTGGATACCGTGCTGGTATTGTTCTGACAACAAGAGATGTTATATCGGAAATAATAAGCTCCCTGGAGGAAATACGGGATACAAATGATATAGGGAAAATTGTAGACACATTAATAGAA
This window of the Nitrospirota bacterium genome carries:
- a CDS encoding ATPase, T2SS/T4P/T4SS family — its product is VPQDILKTEDSYDFSFSLNGKRFRANYYKSLGYPKIAIRVLMDEIPEFMSIFSPNVFENLFNIEKGLTIVVGKTSSGKTTAIFSALNLINSKYLKHIITIENPIEYLLEEDRSVISQREIGSDVKGFNIALSQCVRQSPDIIFVGEVRDRESAELSITLAETGHLVITTVHGGSIIEGIEKLISYYESGDEKRARALLSGVFNGALYVKIVDGNIDYEYLFATEAVKSLIREGKTYQLNSEIERQNLWKR